Proteins from a genomic interval of Schistocerca cancellata isolate TAMUIC-IGC-003103 chromosome 8, iqSchCanc2.1, whole genome shotgun sequence:
- the LOC126095675 gene encoding uncharacterized protein LOC126095675, with protein MKVKVAAAQMSHTVAAAIETYVSTHTLPSEAIHTAEFVEKVDNLFDSLNSNEQYPRDGKQFRCWQIALRSITFLWKTLKVVGFKYLNLKAFNQDALENFFCCIRQHGIANTNSTCFQFVQALKTCVVNHMTMPFKAMSFVSLFGS; from the exons atgaaggtaaaagttgctgctgcacaaatgagccatactgttgcagctgcaattgaaacatatgtttctactcacacattaccatctgaagctatacacacagctgagtttgtggaaaaggtagataatctctttgattcactcaacagtaatgagcaatatcccagggatggaaaacaatttagat GTTGGCAGATTGCATTACGGTCTATTACTTTCTTGTGGAAGACCTTGAAAGTGGTTGGCTTTAAGTATTTAAATTTAAAGGCGTTCAATCaagatgctttagaaaatttcttttgttgtataagacaacatggtattgctaatacaaactcaacttgttttcagtttgtacaGGCTCTGAAGACTTGTGTTGTCAATCACATGACTATGCCTTTCAAAGCCATGAgt tttgtgtcactttttggcagctag